A region of Microscilla marina ATCC 23134 DNA encodes the following proteins:
- a CDS encoding class I SAM-dependent methyltransferase, whose protein sequence is MDRKYIFSLLLVLSGVFFTVTNVQAQDKKEKDKDKIELYQRYTPISWFYNEYWAQPFATTAIQSLHTVLFPRINSNAKILDLMCGSGRVTNALKKRGYKMTGLDASEGMLNFARVNAPGVPFMLDDARLFDIKDEFDAVICMNNGLNHILQWKELVMAYSKVYASLKKGGYFVFDMSLEEHYKNSFSKQRNWVERDNFSCLYNFNYNPQERLGAIDFVMFLAKQPAKTPEEKAAQVWGRVSWRVTQYCYSHLKIIDALEKVGFTVIKVYDGQDDLKRGAYNKGRRYYLCQKK, encoded by the coding sequence ATGGATAGGAAATATATTTTCTCATTATTGCTGGTGTTGAGCGGTGTTTTTTTTACTGTGACAAACGTGCAGGCACAAGACAAAAAAGAGAAGGATAAAGACAAAATAGAACTTTACCAGAGGTATACACCCATTTCGTGGTTTTATAACGAATATTGGGCACAGCCATTTGCTACTACTGCAATACAAAGCCTTCATACGGTGCTTTTTCCACGGATTAATTCCAATGCCAAAATACTTGACTTAATGTGTGGCAGTGGACGTGTGACCAACGCCTTGAAAAAACGAGGTTACAAAATGACAGGGTTAGATGCTTCAGAAGGCATGCTCAATTTTGCCAGAGTAAACGCTCCCGGAGTACCTTTTATGTTAGACGATGCCCGTCTTTTTGATATAAAAGATGAGTTTGACGCTGTCATCTGTATGAATAACGGGTTGAACCATATCTTGCAATGGAAAGAGTTGGTAATGGCGTATAGCAAGGTGTATGCATCGCTCAAAAAAGGAGGTTACTTTGTGTTTGATATGAGCCTGGAGGAGCACTACAAAAATTCATTCTCTAAGCAACGCAATTGGGTAGAGCGCGACAATTTTTCTTGTTTGTATAACTTTAATTACAATCCTCAAGAGCGTTTGGGGGCTATAGATTTTGTGATGTTTTTGGCAAAACAACCTGCTAAAACTCCAGAAGAAAAAGCGGCGCAGGTATGGGGGCGCGTGTCGTGGAGGGTAACCCAATACTGTTACTCGCACCTTAAGATTATAGATGCGCTTGAAAAAGTAGGTTTTACTGTAATTAAAGTATACGACGGGCAAGATGACTTGAAAAGAGGCGCCTACAACAAAGGGCGAAGATACTATTTGTGCCAAAAGAAATAG